gagctgtgatcacaccactgccttccagcctgggtgacagagtgagacactgcctcaaacaacaacaacaaattttaaGACAACTAATTATATGCAGCATGAACATCAGTAAGGTGCTGGACCAAGACCTGGGATGGTGAATGGAATCTTCAGAGGTAGCAATACTGTTCCAAGCATCTAGCTTATGAGATTTTATATTGTATAGGGTGATATTTGAGTATCTGCACAAGTAAGTGCTCACTTACTAACAGTCTgcactgaatattttaatacatttaaaattaaaaactgcattaaagccaggcaccatggctcacacctgtaatcccagcactttgagaggcctaggcaggtggattgcttgagtttgggttcgagaccagcctgggcaacatggcaaaaacctatctctacaaaaaaatgcaaggatgagctgggtgtggtggcacacaccagtagttccagctacttgggaggcagaggtgggaggatctcttgagcccaggaggtttaggctacagtgaactgaaatcatgccactgcagtacagcctgggtaacagagtaagaccctgtctaaaaaaaaagaaaggggagaggaaaaaaaaaaaaaacctgcattaTTGATTTCAGGTTTGCAAAATGGTTGTTTAGCTATAATTGCTGACTCTTTATGCTTAGTAATTTCTTTCTAGttcctttaaaatattctcttatttctagagagaaaaaaaaacattaactaGAAAGCCAGAGAGTGATTCAGTGATTATGACTCCTGTGGGAACTTCCCGGTGACTCTGAGTAGCCCACAGAAGCGACACAGTGGGGAGATGAGGCCTGCATTCAGCTTCTAGGAGTCATGTGCTGCTCACTGTAGCCAATTAATTTTGAGCTCAGTGTTAGATTTTACAGGTTTCTAGAAAGACCAGAAATCTGGCTTTTGCAAGAACTCTTCTAGTTGTTAAATGTAGCTTCtctatttctgttctttcttttgtttaatgTCACATATATCTGTGGTTAGGTTGGTACCTATTGTACCTTGATGTCAGGGTTCCAGCCCTGCCTTGATCTCAGGTCAGCCTTGAGCACACCCTGAGCCTCCTGTGCCTGTACTCTGCTCTCTCAATGGGGTCGTCACTCTCCCCATCCTGCTGGGCTCTCCCTCACCAGCTCTTCCCTGGCCCCTAGCTTAGAAACACAGGGTGAGCACTtatgtcttcatttctttccacagtggAGAGAAGCAGGCTTCAAGAAATGCTGTCACTTTTGGGCCTAGAGACGTACCAGGTCCAGAAGCTCAGCCTCCAGGACTCTCTGCAGATCAGTTTTGACAGTATGAAGAACTGGGCCCCTCAGGTTCCCAAAGACTTGCCCTGGAATTTCCTCAGGAAGCTGCAGGCCCTCAATGCTGATGCCAGGAATACCACCATGGTGCTGGACGTGCTTCCAGATGCCAGGCCTGTGGAGAAGGAGAGCCAGATGGAAGAGGAGATCATCTACTGGGACCCAGCTGATGACCTTGCTGCCGACATTTATTCGTTTTCTGAGCTGCCCACCCCTGATACGCCAGTGAACCCCTTGGACCTTCTCTGTGCCCTGCTGCTCTCCTCAGACAGTTTCCTGCAACAAGAAATAGCGTTGAAAATGGCCCTCTGCCAGTTTGCACTCCCGCTCGTGTTGCCTGACTCGGAGAACCACTACCATACATTTCTGCTGTGGGCCATGCGGGGCATCATGAGGACATGGTGGTCCCAGCCCCCAAGGGGCGTGGGGAGCTTCCGGGAAGACAGTGTGGTCTTATCCAGGGCGCCCGCCTTCGCCTTCGTGCGCATGGACGTCAGTAGCAACTCCAAGTCCCAGCTTCTCAACGCCGTCCTCAGCCCGGGCCACAGGCAGTGGGACTGCTTCTGGCATCGGGACCTCAACTTGGGCACCAATGCCCGGGAGATTTCGGATGGGTTGGTAGAAATTTCCTGGTTTTTTCCCAGCGGAAGGGAGGACTTGGACATTTTCCCAGAACCTGTGGCCTTTCTGAACCTGAGAGGTGACATCGGGTCTCACTGGCTGCAGTTTAAGCTCTTGACAGAAATCTCCTCCGCTGTGTTTATATTGACTGACAATATCAGTAAGAAGGAATACAAATTGCTGTACTCCATGAAGGAGTCAACCACAAAATACTACTTCATCCTGAGTCCCTACCGTGGGAAGCGCAACACAAACCTAAGATTTCTGAATAAGTTAATTCCTGTGCTGAAAATAGACCACTCGCATGTCCTGGTAAAGGTCAGCAGCACTGACAGCGACAGCTTCGTGAAGAGGATCCGGGCCATTGTTGGGAATGTGCTGCGGGCACCCTGCAGGCGGGTATCTGTGGAGGACATGGCGCACGCAGCCCGCAAGCTGGGCCTAAAGGTCGACGAGGACTGTGAGGAGTGTCAGAAAGCGAAAGACCGGATGGAGAGGATTACCAGGAAAATCAAAGACTCGGATGCCTACAGAAGGGACgagctgaggctgcagggggaCCCCTGGAGAAAGGCAGCCCAAGTGGAGAAGGAGTTCTGCCAGCTCCAGTGGGCCGTGGACCCCCCTGAGAAGCACAGGGCTGAGCTGAGGCGGCGGCTGCTAGAACTTCGAATGCAGCAGAACGGCCACGATCCCTCCTTGGGGGTGCAGGAGTTCATCTCGGGGATCAGCAGCCCCTCCTTGAGTGAGAAGCAGTACTTCCTGAGGTGGATGGAGTGGGGCCTGGCACGGGTGGCCCAGCTGCGACTGAGACAGCCTCCGGAGACACTTCTCACCCTGAGACCAAAGCACGGGGGCACCACAGACTTGGGGGAGCCACTCTGGCCTGAGCCCCTAGGGGTGGAACACTTCTTGCGGGAGATGGGACAGTTTTATGAGGCCGAGAGCTGTCTTGTGGAGGCGGGGAGGCTGCCGGCAGGCCAGAGGCGTTTTGCCCACTTCCCAGGCTTGGCCTCGGAGCTGCTGCTGACAGGGCTGCCTCTGGAGCTAATCGATGGGAGCACCCTGAGCATGCCCGTCCGCTGGGTCACGGGGCTCCTGAAGGAGCTGCACGTCCGACTGGAGAGACGGTCAAGGCTGGTGGTTCTGTCAACCGTCGGGGTGCCAGGCACGGGCAAGTCCACACTCCTCAACACTATGTTTGGGCTGCGGTTTGCCACAGGGAAGAGCTGCAGTCCTCGAGGGGCCTTCATGCAGCTCATCACAGTGGCCGAGGGCTTCAGCCAGGACCTGGGCTGTGACCACATCCTGGTGATAGACTCCGGGGGCTTGATAGGTGGGGCCTTGATGTCAGCTGGGGACAGGTTTGAGCTGGAGGCTTCCTTGGCCACTCTGCTCATGGGACTGAGCAATGTCACCGTGATCAGCCTAGCTGAAACCAAGGACATTCCAGCAGCTATTCTGCATGCATTTCTGAGGTTAGAAAAAACGGGGCACATGCCCAACTACCAGTTTGTATACCAGAACCTTCATGATGTATCTGTTCCCGGCCCCAGGCCCAGAGACAAGAGACAGCTCCTAGATCCACCTGGTGACCTGAGCAGGGCTGCAGCCCAGATGGAGAAACAGG
This window of the Pongo abelii isolate AG06213 chromosome 6, NHGRI_mPonAbe1-v2.0_pri, whole genome shotgun sequence genome carries:
- the URGCP gene encoding up-regulator of cell proliferation (The RefSeq protein has 2 substitutions compared to this genomic sequence) — encoded protein: MASPGIEVELLGKGHSDLGEVAPEIKASERRTAVAIADLEWREMEGDDCEFRYGDGTNEAQDNDFPTVERSRLQEMLSLLGLETYQVQKLSLQDSLQISFDSMKNWAPQVPKDLPWNFLRKLQALNADARNTTMVLDVLPDARPVEKESQMEEEIIYWDPADDLAADIYSFSELPTPDTPVNPLDLLCALLLSSDSFLQQEIALKMALCQFALPLVLPDSENHYHTFLLWAMRGIMRTWWSQPPRGVGSFREDSVVLSRAPAFAFVRMDVSSNSKSQLLNAVLSPGHRQWDCFWHRDLNLGTNAREISDGLVEISWFFPSGREDLDIFPEPVAFLNLRGDIGSHWLQFKLLTEISSAVFILTDNISKKEYKLLYSMKESTTKYYFILSPYRGKRNTNLRFLNKLIPVLKIDHSHVLVKVSSTDSDSFVKRIRAIVGNVLRAPCRRVSVEDMAHAARKLGLKVDEDCEECQKAKDRMERITRKIKDSDAYRRDELRLQGDPWRKAAQVEKEFCQLQWAVDPPEKHRAELRRRLLELRMQQDGHDPSLGVQEFISGISSPSLSEKQYFLRWMEWGLARVAQLRLRQPPETLLTLRPKHGGTTDLGEPLWPEPLGVEHFLREMGQFYEAESCLVEAGRLPAGQRRFAHFPGLASELLLTGLPLELIDGSTLSMPVRWVTGLLKELHVRLERRSRLVVLSTVGVPGTGKSTLLNTMFGLRFATGKSCSPRGAFMQLITVAEGFSQDLGCDHILVIDSGGLIGGALMSAGDRFELEASLATLLMGLSNVTVISLAETKDIPAAILHAFLRLEKTGHMPNYQFVYQNLHDVSVPGPRPRDKRQLLDPPGDLGRAAAQMEKQGDGFRALAGLAFCDPEKQHIWHIPGLWHGAPPMAAVSLAYSEAIFELKRCLLENIRNGLSNQNKNIQQLIELVRRL
- the URGCP gene encoding up-regulator of cell proliferation isoform X2 — protein: MEGDDCEFRYGDGTNEAQDNDFPTVERSRLQEMLSLLGLETYQVQKLSLQDSLQISFDSMKNWAPQVPKDLPWNFLRKLQALNADARNTTMVLDVLPDARPVEKESQMEEEIIYWDPADDLAADIYSFSELPTPDTPVNPLDLLCALLLSSDSFLQQEIALKMALCQFALPLVLPDSENHYHTFLLWAMRGIMRTWWSQPPRGVGSFREDSVVLSRAPAFAFVRMDVSSNSKSQLLNAVLSPGHRQWDCFWHRDLNLGTNAREISDGLVEISWFFPSGREDLDIFPEPVAFLNLRGDIGSHWLQFKLLTEISSAVFILTDNISKKEYKLLYSMKESTTKYYFILSPYRGKRNTNLRFLNKLIPVLKIDHSHVLVKVSSTDSDSFVKRIRAIVGNVLRAPCRRVSVEDMAHAARKLGLKVDEDCEECQKAKDRMERITRKIKDSDAYRRDELRLQGDPWRKAAQVEKEFCQLQWAVDPPEKHRAELRRRLLELRMQQNGHDPSLGVQEFISGISSPSLSEKQYFLRWMEWGLARVAQLRLRQPPETLLTLRPKHGGTTDLGEPLWPEPLGVEHFLREMGQFYEAESCLVEAGRLPAGQRRFAHFPGLASELLLTGLPLELIDGSTLSMPVRWVTGLLKELHVRLERRSRLVVLSTVGVPGTGKSTLLNTMFGLRFATGKSCSPRGAFMQLITVAEGFSQDLGCDHILVIDSGGLIGGALMSAGDRFELEASLATLLMGLSNVTVISLAETKDIPAAILHAFLRLEKTGHMPNYQFVYQNLHDVSVPGPRPRDKRQLLDPPGDLSRAAAQMEKQGDGFRALAGLAFCDPEKQHIWHIPGLWHGAPPMAAVSLAYSEAIFELKRCLLENIRNGLSNQNKNIQQLIELVRRL
- the URGCP gene encoding up-regulator of cell proliferation isoform X1 — encoded protein: MASPGHSDLGEVAPEIKASERRTAVAIADLEWREMEGDDCEFRYGDGTNEAQDNDFPTVERSRLQEMLSLLGLETYQVQKLSLQDSLQISFDSMKNWAPQVPKDLPWNFLRKLQALNADARNTTMVLDVLPDARPVEKESQMEEEIIYWDPADDLAADIYSFSELPTPDTPVNPLDLLCALLLSSDSFLQQEIALKMALCQFALPLVLPDSENHYHTFLLWAMRGIMRTWWSQPPRGVGSFREDSVVLSRAPAFAFVRMDVSSNSKSQLLNAVLSPGHRQWDCFWHRDLNLGTNAREISDGLVEISWFFPSGREDLDIFPEPVAFLNLRGDIGSHWLQFKLLTEISSAVFILTDNISKKEYKLLYSMKESTTKYYFILSPYRGKRNTNLRFLNKLIPVLKIDHSHVLVKVSSTDSDSFVKRIRAIVGNVLRAPCRRVSVEDMAHAARKLGLKVDEDCEECQKAKDRMERITRKIKDSDAYRRDELRLQGDPWRKAAQVEKEFCQLQWAVDPPEKHRAELRRRLLELRMQQNGHDPSLGVQEFISGISSPSLSEKQYFLRWMEWGLARVAQLRLRQPPETLLTLRPKHGGTTDLGEPLWPEPLGVEHFLREMGQFYEAESCLVEAGRLPAGQRRFAHFPGLASELLLTGLPLELIDGSTLSMPVRWVTGLLKELHVRLERRSRLVVLSTVGVPGTGKSTLLNTMFGLRFATGKSCSPRGAFMQLITVAEGFSQDLGCDHILVIDSGGLIGGALMSAGDRFELEASLATLLMGLSNVTVISLAETKDIPAAILHAFLRLEKTGHMPNYQFVYQNLHDVSVPGPRPRDKRQLLDPPGDLSRAAAQMEKQGDGFRALAGLAFCDPEKQHIWHIPGLWHGAPPMAAVSLAYSEAIFELKRCLLENIRNGLSNQNKNIQQLIELVRRL